In Blautia wexlerae DSM 19850, a single window of DNA contains:
- a CDS encoding DUF362 domain-containing protein, protein MAYVISDECVSCGTCESECPAEAISQGDEHYVIDADACLDCGTCADACPTEAIHPAE, encoded by the coding sequence ATGGCATATGTAATTTCAGACGAATGTGTAAGCTGTGGAACATGCGAAAGCGAATGTCCTGCAGAAGCTATCTCTCAGGGAGATGAGCATTATGTAATCGACGCTGATGCATGCTTAGACTGCGGAACATGTGCAGATGCATGTCCAACAGAGGCTATTCATCCAGCAGAATAA
- a CDS encoding NAD-dependent protein deacylase yields MAGEVERLQELVDKYDNIVFFGGAGVSTESGIPDFRSQDGLYHQKYDYPPETILSHTFFMRKPEEFFKFYRDKMLCDTAKPNAAHLKLAELERAGKLKAVITQNIDNLHQMAGSKKVLELHGSVYRNYCMKCHRFYDFAHMKASTGVPRCECGGIIKPDVVLYEEGLDNQTINEAVKAISEAQVLIIGGTSLAVYPAAGLIDYFRGEHLVVINKSPTPRDRYADLLIQGPIGQVFSQIHC; encoded by the coding sequence ATGGCAGGAGAAGTTGAGAGATTACAGGAACTTGTAGACAAATATGACAATATTGTCTTCTTCGGCGGAGCAGGTGTTTCCACAGAGAGCGGAATCCCGGATTTCAGAAGTCAGGACGGACTTTATCATCAGAAATATGACTATCCTCCGGAAACGATCTTAAGCCATACATTCTTTATGAGAAAGCCGGAAGAATTTTTCAAATTCTACAGAGACAAGATGCTTTGTGACACTGCAAAACCAAATGCAGCACATCTGAAGCTGGCAGAGCTGGAACGGGCAGGAAAACTGAAAGCAGTTATTACCCAGAATATCGACAATCTGCATCAGATGGCAGGCAGTAAGAAGGTGCTGGAGCTTCATGGAAGTGTATACCGCAATTACTGCATGAAGTGTCACAGATTTTATGATTTTGCCCACATGAAAGCATCCACAGGTGTTCCGAGATGCGAATGTGGTGGAATTATCAAGCCGGATGTGGTATTGTATGAAGAAGGTCTGGACAATCAGACGATCAATGAAGCAGTGAAGGCAATCTCAGAGGCACAGGTGCTGATCATAGGGGGAACTTCCCTGGCTGTTTACCCGGCAGCAGGACTGATCGATTACTTCCGGGGAGAGCACCTTGTAGTGATCAACAAATCCCCGACTCCGAGAGACAGATATGCAGACCTTCTGATCCAGGGGCCGATCGGACAGGTATTTTCACAGATTCATTGCTAG
- the dnaB gene encoding replicative DNA helicase, with product MEEALIKRILPHSIEAEQSVIGSMILDRDAILVASEILTSDDFYQKQYGIIFDAMVELCNEGKPVDLVTLQNRLKEKELPPDISSMEYVRDLISAVPTSANVKYYAKIVSEKAVLRRLIKANEEIANTCYLEKENTEIILEEAEKKLFNILQRRNNEEYVPIQQVVLNAINNIEKASKLKGSVTGIPTGFMDLDYKTSGMHPSDLVLIAARPSMGKTAFVLNIAQYMAFRKDVTVAIFSLEMSKEQLVNRLLAMESHVDSQNMRTGNLKDEDWTKLVEGADIIGKSNLIIDDTPGISIAEMRSKCRKYKLEHNLGIIMIDYLQLMSGSGKSDSRQQEISDISRSLKALARELNVPVIALSQLSRAVEQRPDHRPMLSDLRESGAIEQDADVVMFIYRDDYYHKDTEKKDIAEIIIAKQRNGPIGTVELVWLPRYTQFVNMKK from the coding sequence ATGGAAGAAGCGCTGATTAAAAGAATACTCCCCCACAGTATAGAGGCAGAGCAGTCTGTAATCGGCTCAATGATCCTGGACAGAGATGCGATCCTTGTGGCATCTGAGATACTTACCAGTGATGATTTTTATCAGAAACAATATGGCATCATCTTTGATGCAATGGTGGAATTGTGTAATGAAGGGAAGCCGGTAGATCTGGTGACCCTTCAGAATCGTTTAAAGGAGAAAGAACTCCCGCCGGATATCAGCAGTATGGAATATGTAAGAGATCTGATCTCAGCGGTTCCTACTTCTGCAAATGTGAAGTACTACGCAAAGATCGTCAGTGAGAAAGCAGTCCTTCGCAGACTTATCAAGGCAAATGAAGAGATTGCCAACACCTGCTATCTGGAGAAGGAGAATACAGAGATTATTCTGGAAGAAGCGGAAAAAAAACTGTTCAATATTCTCCAGAGACGCAACAATGAAGAATATGTTCCAATCCAGCAGGTAGTTCTGAATGCCATTAATAACATTGAGAAAGCGTCTAAGCTTAAAGGTTCTGTAACAGGTATTCCCACAGGCTTTATGGATCTGGATTATAAAACATCCGGTATGCATCCTTCTGATCTGGTGCTGATCGCAGCCCGTCCTTCCATGGGGAAAACAGCCTTTGTACTGAACATTGCACAGTATATGGCATTCCGAAAGGATGTCACAGTTGCCATATTCAGTCTGGAAATGTCAAAGGAACAGTTGGTGAACCGACTTCTGGCAATGGAATCTCATGTAGATTCCCAGAATATGAGAACAGGTAATCTGAAAGACGAGGACTGGACAAAACTGGTAGAAGGAGCAGATATTATCGGTAAATCTAATCTGATCATTGATGACACGCCGGGTATTTCCATTGCGGAAATGCGTTCCAAATGCAGGAAATATAAGCTGGAACATAATCTCGGGATTATCATGATCGACTATCTGCAGCTGATGAGCGGAAGTGGAAAAAGTGATTCCAGACAGCAGGAAATTTCAGATATTTCCCGTTCTCTGAAAGCTCTTGCCAGAGAGCTGAATGTGCCGGTGATCGCATTGTCTCAGCTCAGCCGTGCGGTGGAACAGCGTCCGGATCACAGACCAATGCTTTCGGATCTTCGAGAATCCGGAGCCATTGAACAGGATGCCGATGTGGTAATGTTTATCTACAGAGATGACTATTATCATAAGGATACAGAGAAGAAGGACATTGCAGAGATCATCATTGCCAAACAGAGAAACGGTCCCATCGGAACAGTAGAACTGGTATGGCTGCCGAGATATACACAGTTTGTGAATATGAAGAAATAA
- a CDS encoding AAA family ATPase: MNIQEAKTEICNTLRAYLAKDENGYYTYPLIRQRPLLLIGPPGIGKTAIMEQAAAECSVGLVAYTITHHTRQSAIGLPEIVKRNYGGKGMMVTDYTMSEIVASVYDCMENTGRKEGILFIDEINCVSETLAPAMLALLQNKTFGSHKIPEGWILVAAGNPPEYNKSVREFDIVTLDRVRKLTIEPDCDIWLKYAGQQNVHQAIISYLSVKKNNFYAVENAVDGKFFVTARGWEDLSRLLQSYEKLGIGISEELVEEFLQKDETARDFAGFYQLYTKYGEDYEIPSILSGNLSRENLALKEKMAADGAFEERFAVVNLILGALREKAEEYGQADHQLEVLYEMLLHLRTQVRKNAEEEKLGISLLEEFVQEQENSLQIKVKMELISVREQKYQETAIRRLREYILTAKKEHVRSAENGFKRISKCFEKEAVCREDMIQKLQGELQNAFLFIKESFGENQEMLLFVTGITADKSMTSFIAGNGCPAYFEHSEMLLYNKEENELRKACLEAVHDGLQEE, translated from the coding sequence ATGAACATACAGGAAGCAAAAACAGAAATCTGTAATACACTTCGTGCATATCTGGCGAAGGATGAGAATGGATATTATACTTATCCTCTGATCCGTCAGAGACCGCTGTTGCTGATCGGTCCGCCGGGAATCGGCAAAACTGCCATTATGGAACAGGCGGCAGCAGAGTGCAGTGTGGGACTTGTAGCCTACACCATTACCCATCACACCCGTCAGAGTGCCATCGGTCTTCCGGAGATCGTTAAACGGAATTACGGTGGAAAAGGAATGATGGTGACAGATTACACAATGAGTGAGATCGTGGCATCTGTCTATGATTGTATGGAGAATACAGGCAGGAAAGAGGGAATCCTGTTTATTGATGAGATCAACTGTGTGTCTGAAACCCTGGCACCGGCAATGCTGGCACTTCTCCAGAATAAAACCTTTGGAAGTCATAAGATTCCGGAAGGCTGGATTCTGGTAGCAGCGGGAAATCCACCGGAGTATAATAAATCTGTCAGGGAATTTGATATTGTCACACTCGATCGTGTCCGTAAGCTTACAATTGAGCCTGACTGCGATATCTGGCTGAAATATGCAGGACAGCAGAATGTGCACCAGGCGATCATTTCTTATCTGTCTGTGAAGAAAAACAATTTCTATGCGGTGGAGAATGCAGTAGACGGTAAATTCTTTGTGACTGCCAGAGGCTGGGAGGATCTTTCAAGACTTCTGCAAAGCTATGAAAAGCTAGGAATCGGGATCAGTGAGGAACTGGTGGAGGAATTTCTCCAGAAAGACGAAACAGCCAGAGATTTTGCAGGATTTTATCAGTTATATACAAAGTATGGGGAGGATTATGAAATCCCGTCGATCCTGTCCGGAAATCTGAGTCGGGAGAATCTGGCGCTGAAGGAGAAGATGGCTGCAGATGGAGCTTTTGAGGAGCGTTTTGCAGTTGTAAATCTGATCCTGGGGGCATTGAGAGAAAAAGCGGAAGAATATGGACAGGCAGATCATCAGCTTGAGGTACTCTATGAGATGCTTCTGCATCTGAGAACTCAGGTGAGAAAGAATGCTGAGGAAGAGAAGCTGGGAATTTCATTGCTTGAAGAATTTGTGCAGGAACAGGAAAACAGTCTGCAGATCAAAGTAAAGATGGAACTGATCTCAGTAAGAGAACAGAAATATCAGGAGACGGCAATCCGCAGGCTGAGGGAATATATTCTGACAGCAAAGAAAGAACATGTGCGGTCAGCTGAAAATGGATTTAAGCGGATCAGTAAATGTTTTGAAAAAGAAGCAGTATGCAGAGAAGATATGATCCAGAAACTCCAGGGAGAACTGCAGAATGCCTTTTTATTTATTAAAGAGAGCTTTGGCGAAAATCAGGAAATGCTGCTTTTCGTGACAGGGATCACAGCGGATAAGTCAATGACTTCGTTTATTGCCGGAAATGGCTGTCCGGCATATTTTGAACACAGCGAGATGCTTTTATATAATAAAGAAGAAAATGAACTGCGAAAAGCGTGTCTGGAGGCAGTGCATGATGGATTACAGGAAGAATGA
- a CDS encoding single-stranded DNA-binding protein encodes MNKVILMGRLTRDPEVRYSAGENALAIARYTLAVDRRFRRDGEATADFISCVSFGRTAEFAEKYFRQGLKIIVSGRIQTGSYTNRDGQKVYTTEVVVEEQEFAESKAASDNYAASHPQTSSPAPAPSMPAPGAASADGFMNIPDGIDEELPFI; translated from the coding sequence ATGAACAAAGTAATTTTAATGGGACGCTTAACAAGAGATCCTGAGGTGAGATATTCCGCAGGAGAGAATGCATTGGCAATTGCCAGATATACACTGGCAGTAGACAGAAGATTCCGCCGTGACGGTGAAGCAACAGCAGACTTTATCAGTTGTGTATCCTTTGGACGTACAGCCGAGTTTGCTGAGAAGTATTTCCGTCAGGGACTTAAGATCATTGTTTCAGGACGCATTCAGACAGGCAGCTACACCAATCGTGATGGCCAGAAGGTTTATACCACAGAGGTAGTAGTTGAGGAACAGGAGTTTGCTGAGAGCAAGGCGGCTAGCGATAATTACGCAGCTTCCCATCCTCAGACATCATCCCCTGCACCTGCACCATCCATGCCGGCTCCGGGAGCAGCCAGTGCAGACGGTTTCATGAACATTCCGGATGGAATTGATGAAGAACTGCCGTTTATTTAA
- the srtB gene encoding class B sortase produces the protein MSEKQPKKKKTAGDVVLTVVLIAAICVFCYAGYNLFHIYTEYKKGTDEYNSITQMAVTERDPDGEAAGPEAGSELKAPMDIDFASLKSVNNDVVGWIYVEAVPDINYPIVHGKDNETYLHRTYEKNYNFAGTIFVDYENKGDFSDCNTIVYGHNMKNGSMFAQLKKFTQDEETYKKSKYFWIFTPEKNYRYEIISAYTTGVNSDTYTLFKGPGEEFEKYLEKIRGYSEIRTDAEGMNIKDKIITLSTCTGNEATRYVVQGKRVDTLDVGQ, from the coding sequence ATGTCAGAAAAACAGCCTAAAAAAAAGAAGACAGCAGGGGATGTTGTGTTGACGGTTGTTCTGATCGCAGCAATCTGTGTATTCTGTTATGCAGGATATAATCTGTTTCATATTTATACAGAATATAAGAAAGGTACGGATGAGTACAATTCGATCACACAGATGGCGGTAACAGAACGAGATCCGGATGGAGAAGCGGCAGGACCGGAAGCCGGCAGTGAGCTGAAAGCACCTATGGATATTGACTTTGCATCTCTTAAAAGTGTAAATAATGATGTAGTGGGATGGATTTATGTGGAAGCAGTGCCGGATATCAATTATCCCATTGTGCATGGCAAAGACAATGAAACTTATCTTCACAGAACCTATGAGAAGAATTACAATTTTGCAGGTACTATCTTTGTGGACTATGAAAACAAAGGTGATTTCAGTGATTGTAATACGATCGTGTATGGCCATAATATGAAAAATGGTTCCATGTTTGCTCAGCTTAAGAAGTTTACACAGGATGAAGAGACTTATAAGAAGAGCAAATATTTCTGGATCTTTACACCTGAGAAAAACTACAGGTATGAGATTATTTCTGCGTACACCACAGGTGTGAACAGTGATACCTATACACTGTTTAAGGGACCTGGTGAGGAATTTGAAAAATATCTGGAGAAGATTCGAGGATATTCCGAGATCCGGACAGATGCAGAAGGAATGAACATAAAGGACAAGATCATTACTCTGTCTACCTGTACAGGAAACGAGGCAACCCGTTATGTTGTCCAGGGAAAACGTGTGGATACACTTGATGTCGGGCAGTAG
- a CDS encoding DHH family phosphoesterase — MSDKLKLKGHMKAFMRWPLILSALLIVLNIWVYFVSVKAGIIVSGGILIYVGCAVIILRCHRPFIVNELIAFANQYDSLEKRILEELALPYAIMDMNGRMIWSNKVFAELTGKDQFYKKNVSTVFPDVTADKLPVADKKETAEISTRFGEKTYRISMQRVSLGEVVAKSEFLENSNRNASLIAMYLYDDTELKSYIKKNEDNKLVVALAYLDNYEEALESVEDVRRSLLIALIDRKITKYFSNFDGLVKKLEKDKYFLIMRQSSLEALKEQRFHILDEVKTVNIGNEMAITLSIGVGLNASTYIQNYEYSRIAIEMALGRGGDQVVIKNGNNITYYGGKTQQMEKNTRVKARVKAQALKEFMSTKDRVVVMGHKITDVDALGAAIGIFRAGKTLGKSVSIVVNDPTKSIRPLIAGYVNNPDYEPSMFVDSEQAKDMVDNNTVVVVVDTNRPSYTECEELLHMTKTIVVLDHHRRGSEVIENAVLSYVEPYASSACEMVAEILQYFSDDLRIRNMEADCLYAGIMIDTNNFTTRAGVRTFEAAAFLRRSGADVTRVRKLLRDDLKSYQARAEAVRTAQIYRECYAIARCPSENLDSPTVTGAQAANELLNIAGVKASFVLTQYNNEVYISARAIDEVNVQVMMEKMGGGGHMNIAGAQVKASPDEVERMLKDIIDQEYQEENTK; from the coding sequence ATGAGTGATAAACTGAAATTAAAAGGGCATATGAAAGCATTCATGCGGTGGCCTCTGATTCTCTCGGCTTTACTGATCGTACTTAATATCTGGGTATATTTTGTCAGCGTGAAGGCTGGTATTATTGTGTCAGGTGGAATCCTGATTTATGTGGGATGTGCAGTAATAATACTCCGATGCCACAGACCGTTCATTGTAAATGAACTGATAGCCTTTGCCAATCAGTATGATTCGCTTGAAAAGAGAATCCTTGAAGAACTGGCATTGCCCTATGCCATTATGGATATGAATGGCAGAATGATCTGGTCCAACAAAGTATTTGCGGAGCTTACAGGTAAAGATCAGTTTTATAAGAAAAATGTCAGCACTGTTTTTCCGGATGTAACAGCTGACAAATTACCGGTCGCAGATAAGAAAGAGACTGCTGAGATCAGTACTCGATTTGGAGAGAAGACTTATCGTATTTCCATGCAGAGGGTGTCTCTTGGTGAAGTGGTTGCCAAAAGTGAGTTTCTGGAGAATTCAAACAGGAATGCCAGCCTGATCGCCATGTATCTGTATGACGATACAGAACTGAAGTCTTACATTAAAAAGAATGAAGACAATAAGCTTGTTGTAGCGTTGGCTTATCTGGATAACTATGAGGAAGCACTTGAGAGTGTAGAGGATGTGAGACGTTCACTTCTGATTGCTCTGATTGACCGGAAGATTACGAAATATTTTTCCAATTTCGATGGTCTTGTAAAGAAACTTGAGAAGGACAAATATTTCCTGATCATGCGCCAGAGTTCGCTTGAGGCTCTGAAAGAACAGAGATTTCATATTCTGGACGAGGTTAAAACAGTTAATATCGGAAATGAGATGGCGATCACTTTGAGTATTGGTGTGGGACTGAATGCCTCCACGTATATTCAAAATTATGAGTATTCACGTATTGCTATAGAGATGGCACTTGGACGTGGCGGTGATCAGGTTGTTATTAAGAATGGAAATAATATTACCTATTACGGCGGAAAGACTCAGCAGATGGAGAAGAATACCCGCGTAAAAGCCAGGGTAAAAGCGCAGGCACTGAAAGAGTTTATGAGTACGAAAGACAGAGTCGTTGTCATGGGACATAAAATCACAGATGTGGATGCGTTGGGAGCAGCAATCGGTATTTTTCGTGCAGGTAAAACACTTGGAAAATCTGTCAGTATTGTAGTGAATGATCCGACAAAATCTATCAGACCGTTGATCGCAGGATATGTGAATAATCCAGACTACGAGCCATCTATGTTTGTGGACAGCGAGCAGGCTAAAGATATGGTAGATAACAATACAGTGGTGGTTGTAGTTGATACTAACAGACCAAGCTATACGGAATGCGAGGAGCTTCTGCACATGACAAAGACAATTGTTGTGCTAGATCATCACAGGCGGGGAAGCGAAGTGATAGAGAATGCGGTGCTTTCCTATGTGGAGCCTTATGCATCCTCAGCCTGTGAGATGGTAGCAGAGATCCTGCAGTATTTCTCGGATGACCTGCGTATCCGCAATATGGAGGCTGACTGTCTCTATGCGGGAATTATGATCGATACAAACAATTTTACTACAAGAGCAGGTGTACGTACCTTTGAGGCTGCTGCATTCTTAAGAAGGAGTGGAGCAGACGTGACCAGAGTACGTAAACTGTTAAGGGATGATCTGAAATCTTATCAGGCACGTGCAGAAGCAGTGAGAACTGCACAGATTTACAGAGAATGCTATGCCATTGCCAGATGTCCAAGTGAAAATCTGGACAGTCCTACAGTTACAGGAGCACAGGCAGCCAATGAGCTTCTGAATATTGCAGGGGTTAAGGCATCGTTTGTACTGACTCAGTACAATAATGAAGTTTATATCAGTGCCAGGGCTATTGACGAAGTCAATGTACAGGTAATGATGGAAAAGATGGGCGGAGGCGGTCATATGAATATTGCCGGTGCCCAGGTCAAGGCTTCTCCGGATGAGGTGGAGAGAATGCTTAAAGACATCATAGATCAGGAATATCAGGAGGAAAACACAAAATGA
- the rpsR gene encoding 30S ribosomal protein S18, with translation MAYNRGERPDSPMKRRGGRRRKKVCVFCGKENNEIDYKDVAKLRKYVSERGKILPRRITGNCAKHQRALTVAIKRARHMSMMPYIQD, from the coding sequence ATGGCTTACAATAGAGGCGAAAGACCAGACTCTCCAATGAAGAGAAGAGGCGGCCGCAGAAGAAAAAAAGTTTGTGTATTCTGTGGTAAAGAGAATAACGAGATCGACTACAAGGATGTAGCAAAATTAAGAAAATATGTTTCTGAAAGAGGAAAAATCCTTCCAAGAAGAATTACAGGAAACTGTGCAAAACATCAGAGAGCACTGACAGTTGCTATCAAGAGAGCACGTCATATGTCTATGATGCCATACATCCAGGACTAA
- the rpsF gene encoding 30S ribosomal protein S6, with the protein MNKYELALVVSAKVEDEVRDAVVEKAKGYITRYNGTITEVEEWGKKKLAYEIQKMHEGFYYFIQFEADAQCPAEVERHVRIMDNVLRYLVVRKDA; encoded by the coding sequence ATGAACAAGTACGAGTTAGCATTAGTTGTTAGTGCAAAAGTTGAAGACGAAGTACGTGATGCAGTTGTTGAGAAAGCAAAAGGATACATCACACGTTACAACGGCACTATCACAGAAGTAGAAGAATGGGGTAAGAAAAAATTAGCTTACGAAATTCAGAAAATGCATGAAGGCTTCTACTATTTCATTCAGTTTGAAGCAGACGCACAGTGCCCGGCGGAAGTTGAAAGACACGTTCGCATCATGGACAATGTATTAAGATACTTAGTCGTAAGAAAAGACGCATAA
- a CDS encoding DUF951 domain-containing protein encodes MGLPYEVGDIVTLKKVHPCGSRDWEILRVGADFRLKCTGCGHQIMVPRKMVEKNTKNLIKKEK; translated from the coding sequence ATGGGACTTCCCTATGAAGTTGGTGATATTGTTACATTAAAGAAAGTCCATCCCTGTGGAAGCAGAGACTGGGAAATCTTAAGGGTAGGTGCTGATTTCCGCCTGAAATGTACAGGATGCGGACATCAGATCATGGTACCGCGCAAGATGGTTGAGAAAAATACTAAAAATTTGATAAAAAAAGAAAAATAG
- a CDS encoding BMP family ABC transporter substrate-binding protein, with protein sequence MSAPVFAEDEGKGIAKEDLKVGVIYIGDENEGYTAAHMKGIDEMEEKLGLDDSQIIEKTLIGEDEGCYDAAADLADQGCQIIFANSFGHETYILEAAGEYPEVQFCHATGTQAASSGLSNMHNYFTNIYEARYVSGVVAGLKLNEMIEDGTVKEDACKMGYVGAFPYAEVISGYTAFYLGAKSVCPSVTMEVKYTNSWASFDLEKECADALISDGCVLISQHADTTGAPTACEAAGVPCVGYNIDMTSVAPNTALTSASMDWGVYYTYAVQCMLDGTAIDTDWCKGFAEGADKITALNDKTVAEGTEEKVKEVEDALIDGSLHVFDTSAFTVDGKELDTYKKGDTEYISDGYFHESEYGSAPAFDIAIDGITSITE encoded by the coding sequence ATGAGTGCACCGGTATTTGCAGAAGATGAAGGCAAAGGGATTGCAAAAGAGGACCTGAAAGTAGGAGTGATCTATATCGGTGATGAGAATGAAGGTTACACAGCAGCTCATATGAAAGGAATTGATGAGATGGAAGAGAAGCTTGGTCTTGACGATTCTCAGATTATTGAGAAAACTCTCATCGGTGAAGATGAAGGATGCTATGATGCGGCAGCAGACCTTGCAGATCAGGGATGTCAGATCATCTTTGCAAACAGCTTTGGACATGAGACTTATATACTGGAAGCAGCAGGGGAATATCCGGAGGTTCAGTTCTGTCATGCAACAGGAACACAGGCTGCATCCAGCGGACTTTCCAATATGCATAACTATTTTACAAATATTTACGAAGCACGTTACGTGTCAGGTGTAGTTGCAGGTCTGAAACTGAATGAAATGATCGAGGACGGCACAGTAAAAGAAGACGCATGCAAGATGGGTTATGTAGGTGCATTCCCATACGCAGAGGTTATCTCCGGTTATACAGCTTTCTATCTTGGCGCGAAGAGCGTATGCCCGTCTGTAACAATGGAAGTAAAATATACAAACAGCTGGGCAAGCTTTGACCTTGAGAAAGAGTGCGCAGATGCTCTGATCTCTGACGGCTGTGTACTGATCAGCCAGCATGCAGATACAACAGGTGCTCCTACAGCATGCGAAGCAGCAGGAGTTCCATGTGTAGGTTATAATATTGATATGACATCTGTTGCTCCGAACACAGCACTTACTTCTGCATCTATGGACTGGGGTGTATATTATACATACGCAGTACAGTGTATGCTTGACGGCACAGCAATTGATACTGACTGGTGTAAAGGATTTGCGGAAGGTGCAGATAAGATCACAGCTCTCAATGACAAAACTGTAGCAGAGGGTACAGAAGAAAAGGTCAAAGAAGTGGAAGATGCGCTCATTGATGGTTCCCTTCATGTATTTGATACATCTGCATTTACAGTAGACGGCAAGGAACTTGATACTTATAAGAAGGGTGATACAGAGTACATTTCTGACGGATACTTCCATGAATCTGAATATGGTTCCGCACCTGCATTTGATATTGCGATTGATGGAATTACATCTATTACAGAATAA
- a CDS encoding MerR family transcriptional regulator, with translation MEQRYTVTQTAEILGVRASVLRYWEEELELRICRNEQGHRYYTGNDITLLANIKELKKRGLALRAIKELVPRISRIAPGTTASKVKLLEDEQPEREKILEFQKIMERLIAQELHMKKEGEDQCRDLDETIRNRQLARKEAAAALEKRSRRIRRKHL, from the coding sequence ATGGAGCAGCGGTATACTGTGACTCAGACCGCAGAAATCCTTGGCGTGAGGGCATCGGTCCTCCGGTACTGGGAGGAAGAACTGGAACTGAGGATATGCAGGAATGAGCAGGGACATCGTTACTATACAGGAAATGATATTACGCTTCTGGCTAATATAAAGGAACTAAAGAAAAGAGGACTTGCCCTGAGAGCAATCAAAGAACTGGTTCCAAGAATTTCAAGGATTGCACCCGGGACTACTGCGAGCAAAGTGAAGCTTCTTGAAGATGAACAGCCTGAGAGGGAAAAAATACTTGAATTTCAGAAAATCATGGAACGTCTGATCGCTCAGGAGCTACATATGAAAAAAGAGGGAGAAGACCAGTGCCGGGATCTGGATGAAACGATCCGTAACAGACAGCTTGCGAGAAAAGAGGCTGCTGCAGCACTGGAAAAAAGAAGCAGGAGGATCAGAAGAAAACATTTGTAA
- the rplI gene encoding 50S ribosomal protein L9 produces MKVILLEDVKALGKKGQIVNVSDGYARNMILPKKLGLEATPKNLNDLKLQKANEEKVAKEVYEAAQAFAKDLETKEIILTLKTGEGGRTFGSVSSKEISEAAKKQLNLDIDKKKLQLPEPIRTLGVTQVPVRLHPKVTGTLKVWVKEA; encoded by the coding sequence ATGAAAGTAATCTTACTTGAAGACGTAAAAGCACTTGGAAAAAAGGGACAGATCGTAAATGTAAGTGACGGATATGCAAGAAACATGATCCTTCCTAAGAAACTGGGGCTGGAGGCAACTCCTAAGAATTTAAATGATCTGAAACTTCAGAAAGCAAACGAAGAGAAGGTCGCAAAAGAAGTATATGAAGCAGCACAGGCATTTGCAAAGGATCTCGAGACAAAAGAAATCATCCTTACACTGAAAACAGGAGAAGGCGGAAGAACCTTTGGTTCCGTTTCTTCCAAAGAAATCTCTGAAGCAGCAAAGAAACAGTTGAATCTTGACATTGATAAAAAGAAACTGCAGCTTCCTGAGCCAATCCGTACACTTGGTGTTACCCAGGTGCCTGTCAGATTACATCCTAAGGTAACAGGAACTCTTAAAGTATGGGTAAAAGAAGCATAA